DNA from Rhodopirellula islandica:
TTGTGGATTGTTTCAAAAGCTATTAAACGTCCCAACGAGTGTGCCAAATCTTTTCCACTCTGACCTGCCCCCTCCATAGTTTCTCCGCGACGATGCGGAGTCCGCAACGGGGTGAATGCGGTTCAGGCGACGTGTTCGTCGTCAAACACATATCGCGGGTCGAAATGGATGTGGTGTTTGTCGAGAAAAGCCAAGTACTCGTCCTGGAACGTTTGCTGGCGATGGTGTTCTTCCTGGTTCTCGATGTAGCGTTTCACCGTGTCGGACATGGACTCACTAACTGAGAACGCCCCATACCCACGCTGCCACTCAAATTTGGCAGGGACCATTTGGTGGGAGTTGATCCATTTGGAAGAATTCCCTTTCAAAAGCTTGACCGTATCTGCGATTGCCTTGGAAGGATGAATTTTCAACAACAAATGAATGTGATCTTCGATTCCTCCAGCACGCAGCAAAGTCGCTCGGTGTTCCGACGCGATCCCGCCAATGTACGAATGCAGGTCCGTTCGCCAGACCGGACTCAAAAGCTTGAAGCGTTGCTTGGTGCTGAAAACAACGTGGATGAGCAATCCGTGATGCGTTGATGGCATGAGGGAGTCGTCCTGAAAAGCGGAGGAACGTCGACCTCCATCGTATCAGTCGCTCAGGATGGCGTGGTCGAGGCATCGCCAATAACCGCGGAGCGGTGACAGATCGTTCCGAACTCGTCGCCAGCTGTCGTCGCTCCGCGACTGTTCGCTCGAGACGTCGCCCAACCAACCGCGGAGCGGTGACATTCGATAGCGTCGGGTTTCAACCCGACGTTCCGGACGCCCCACCCCATCCCAAAGCCGCGGAGCGGCGACATTTGGCAGGCACGGGTTTCACCCCGAGGGTTTGGCTCATAGCATCACTTGGCGTCTTCCCCCTCCACATCGATTTTTCTCATGAAACCTGACGACAATCTGTGCCTGTGCTTCCACGTCTCGCGACGAAAAGTCGAGCAGTTCATTCGGGTGGAACAGCCACGACGTGCCAGTGAACTGTCGCAGTGCTTTGGGGCTGGCACAGGATGCGGTTGGTGTCGTCCGTTTCTCCAACGTTTGTTCGATTCCAGCCAACCGGATTCCGAATCGTTGCCGGAACCCGAACGATACCAAAGCGACCGCCAGGACTACCGTCAGCAACAATCCGGCGAACGCTGAACGATC
Protein-coding regions in this window:
- a CDS encoding (2Fe-2S)-binding protein, translating into MKPDDNLCLCFHVSRRKVEQFIRVEQPRRASELSQCFGAGTGCGWCRPFLQRLFDSSQPDSESLPEPERYQSDRQDYRQQQSGER